GGCAAGGGCGGTGGTGAGGGCGAGCGCGAGGAAAAGGTGCGGGCGGATCATGGATTGTCCCTCAAAGACGAAAGCTTGCTAGCTCGCCGGTAACAGATCACAGCTGGCGTGGTCATGAACATTTTGCGTCTCGCCCCCTTCGCCGCATTCGCGCTCGTCGCCTGTCAGCCGGGCGGCACCGCGCATGAAGCGCCGCCACTCGCCGGTGCCAGGATCGGCGGACCGTTCACGCTGGTGAATCAGGACGGCCGCCCCGTCACCGACCGCACGTTCGCCGGCAAATACCGGATCATGTATTTCGGCTACACCTTCTGCCCCGATGTCTGCCCGACCGACGCCGCGGCGATCGGCAAGGGGCTGGCGATGCTCGACAAGAGCGATCCGGCGCTGGCGGGTCGGATCGTCCCCGTGTTCGTCAGCGTCGATCCGGAACGCGACACGCCGGCGGTGCTCAAGGGCTTCGTCGCGGCGTTTCATCCGCGCATGGTCGGACTGACCGGGACGCCCGCACAGATCGCGGCGGTGTCGAAGGCCTATGGCGTGTTCGCGGGCAAGGGCGATGCGCAGCCCGGCGGCGGCTATCTGGTGAACCACAGCCGCACCACCTATCTGATGGATCCGGACGGCAGGCCGCTCGCATTGCTGCCGTCCGACAAGGGGCCGCAGGCGGTGGCGGACGAGATCAAGCGCTGGGCAACATGACGACATACCATGGTTAAGTTCTGGGAGTTGCCGATCGAGCAGCTCGATCGCGGACAATGGGAAGCGCTGTGCGACGGCTGCGGCAAATGCTGCATCCACAAGCTGGAAGACGACGAGACGGGCGAGATCGTGGCGACCAACGTCGCCTGCCGCCTGCTCGACCGGCGC
The sequence above is a segment of the Sphingomonas insulae genome. Coding sequences within it:
- a CDS encoding SCO family protein, with the translated sequence MNILRLAPFAAFALVACQPGGTAHEAPPLAGARIGGPFTLVNQDGRPVTDRTFAGKYRIMYFGYTFCPDVCPTDAAAIGKGLAMLDKSDPALAGRIVPVFVSVDPERDTPAVLKGFVAAFHPRMVGLTGTPAQIAAVSKAYGVFAGKGDAQPGGGYLVNHSRTTYLMDPDGRPLALLPSDKGPQAVADEIKRWAT